The Leptospira johnsonii DNA window GAGCCTTTGAGATAAGTCATATCGTTTTATCTAACCATTCCATGATACATTTGCGGCTACAAAAATCTTTTACATATTTTATTTCTATATTGCTACTTCTAAATCCATCCCAATGATCCGCGTTTAATGTATTTAAAAAATAATGTTCATGGTTAAGATTCATAATCTTTTCGCAATTATCACAAATACATTGCTTGATTTCTTTTCTCATTAAAACGGATTCTCCTTATCAAACTTTTCCTTTTCTTCTGGAGTCATTCCTTCATAGTTAAGTGCGCGGAGTGATTCAACAGTATAGGCTGGAAGATTTGGGTTATTTTTGTATAGGTCAAAAGTTCCAGGGGGACATACATAATAATTATACCCGCCGATCTTAATCATTTCACAACCAAATTCATCTCTGTATTTTTCTTTATCCTTAAAAGCAAAATATGAATCTTTCATTTCTTTAGTTGCTTCTGTTCCATATGGCCATTTAGATTTAGGATACTGTTTTATTTTTTTCTCTTCTTGTTGCTCAGGTTCCCCTAAATACCCATCAACATCCTCATCGATTGAAAGGTTCAAAATATTCGCCAAAAGATAACGTCTATAATAAGTAATATAAATCCCTGTTTTTTGTGCGTCAGGTTGCATTGGGATAAAAATGCTAGCCCTTTCTTCAGTTTCTCCTTCCTCATGAAAAACTATACAATGCAAAATATTCCCGTCAGATTGCGCATCCATGCGATAAACTACTGAGAGCCCATTTTTATGTAAGATTGGCATTACCTTTTCTAAGATAGAAGGAAGATCGGCGTATTTATATTCTCGATTCCCCACCTGACCCTTAGAGCCTTTATTGATAACCGGAATCGCTTTTTGTGCTTCAATTAATGCTTTATGTAAGATGCTCATGCTTGCCCGTAATCTCCCTTAGTTTTCTTAAGTGCTGCCAATTCTGCCCTTAGCCCCTCATTCTCTTTGAGAAGCTTAGCGTATTCGAAATCTTGGGTTTTCATTATGAGCTTGAATCGAGTGCGCTCTTTCCATAATGCCCAAATAATCCCCCTTGCCCTTTCAGACGCCGGCTTAGATGCTTTTCTTTGGCGAACTATTTTTGCAAACGCATCTTCATGGATTTTATTATATTGTTTATCTACAAGTTGATCTAAGGCGCGCTTTTGTTGGTCTATACCAAGTCTTTCTTTTTCTTTCTCAAAATCCAAACCGTTTATTTCACAGTGGAATTTTCCAGAATACCAATCTTTATATGATACTAATTTCCCAAATGCGCTCATTTTCTCCACCTATCAATAATAGACACTGTTAACTTTCTAAGCCTCACCTGAACGCAGCCTCTGCACATACCGTATTGATACATTATAGAACGGATGCCACAGGAAGAGCAGTAGTTGGTTTCCTTAAGTTCATGCATACCAAAAGCCCTTGCAATTATTGCGATAAATTTTAGCCAATTCGGCTGCACCATTTTGTTCAATAAAATCCGCCACCAAATTGTC harbors:
- a CDS encoding ERF family protein — encoded protein: MSILHKALIEAQKAIPVINKGSKGQVGNREYKYADLPSILEKVMPILHKNGLSVVYRMDAQSDGNILHCIVFHEEGETEERASIFIPMQPDAQKTGIYITYYRRYLLANILNLSIDEDVDGYLGEPEQQEEKKIKQYPKSKWPYGTEATKEMKDSYFAFKDKEKYRDEFGCEMIKIGGYNYYVCPPGTFDLYKNNPNLPAYTVESLRALNYEGMTPEEKEKFDKENPF